The following are encoded in a window of Roseimaritima ulvae genomic DNA:
- a CDS encoding cold-shock protein, whose amino-acid sequence MAEGTIKRVTDKGYGFIDSGGSKDLFFHMSSLVGVNFDDLREGQRVTYEEGRGPKGPCAENVQLA is encoded by the coding sequence ATGGCAGAAGGTACGATCAAACGGGTAACGGACAAGGGCTACGGATTCATCGATTCGGGTGGCAGCAAGGATTTGTTTTTCCATATGTCCAGCCTGGTGGGCGTCAATTTTGACGACCTGCGAGAAGGGCAACGAGTGACTTACGAAGAGGGTCGTGGACCGAAAGGCCCCTGCGCAGAAAACGTCCAACTGGCTTAA
- a CDS encoding DUF1501 domain-containing protein: MSQSHRRRKSSSSQGCADFRRSQATRRQLLQAGMLGGLGLGMADWFQARSAAATSEGAIAKPAKACIFLFMWGGPSQLETFDMKPEAPAEVRGSFNPVSTNVPGIQICEHFTRLAKLTDKLAIVRSLSHDDPAHLSSGHATVTGQPAPVLKSDATPPSNNDSPHLGALVSKLRPNQSGLPSFVTLPWKALHPAAPGGEAPGQHGGWLGPSHDGLLLTGDPNAPDWRPSGLALPADMPLARLESRYALLKQLDAQRRQLLAPLPADGPAARLDDHQSRAHQLLASTHVREAFDLAAEPDKVRERYGRNIHGQSVLMARRLVEHGVPLVSVNWHNDGRNFWDTHGNNFNRLKNDLIPPADMALSALLEDLEQRGMLDETLVVWVGEFGRKPQINPANAGREHWPFCYSGLLAGGGIHGGMTYGESDALAAHPISNPVSPYDFGTTILHALGIPTETYLPDRENRPRPIAAGKVIEGLFTGRA, translated from the coding sequence ATGTCCCAATCGCATCGCCGCCGCAAATCTTCTTCTTCACAAGGCTGTGCGGACTTTCGCCGCAGCCAGGCCACACGACGCCAACTATTGCAGGCCGGAATGTTGGGCGGCCTGGGGTTGGGAATGGCGGATTGGTTCCAGGCCCGCAGCGCGGCAGCCACCTCCGAAGGGGCGATCGCCAAACCGGCCAAAGCCTGCATTTTTCTGTTCATGTGGGGTGGTCCCAGTCAGCTGGAAACATTTGACATGAAGCCGGAGGCGCCGGCCGAAGTCCGCGGCTCCTTTAACCCGGTGTCGACCAACGTCCCGGGGATTCAGATCTGCGAACACTTCACGCGACTGGCCAAGTTGACCGACAAACTGGCCATCGTCCGCTCACTTTCTCACGACGATCCAGCGCATCTGTCCAGCGGTCACGCGACGGTGACCGGCCAGCCCGCGCCGGTATTGAAAAGCGATGCCACGCCGCCCAGCAACAACGACTCACCTCACCTGGGCGCATTGGTGTCCAAACTGCGGCCCAATCAATCCGGTTTGCCATCGTTTGTCACGCTACCCTGGAAAGCTCTGCACCCGGCGGCACCGGGGGGCGAAGCTCCGGGGCAACACGGCGGTTGGCTCGGTCCCAGTCACGACGGGTTGCTGTTGACCGGCGATCCCAACGCCCCTGACTGGCGTCCGTCGGGCTTGGCGCTACCGGCCGACATGCCCTTGGCTCGACTGGAATCCCGCTACGCGTTGCTGAAACAGTTGGATGCTCAGCGACGACAACTGCTCGCACCACTGCCCGCCGACGGGCCGGCGGCGCGGCTGGACGATCACCAATCGCGAGCCCATCAGTTGTTGGCGTCGACGCATGTACGCGAGGCCTTCGATCTGGCGGCCGAACCGGACAAGGTGCGCGAACGCTATGGCCGTAACATCCATGGCCAGTCGGTGCTGATGGCGCGACGACTGGTCGAACACGGCGTGCCCTTGGTGAGCGTCAACTGGCACAACGACGGACGCAATTTTTGGGACACTCACGGCAACAATTTCAATCGCTTGAAAAACGATTTGATCCCGCCGGCCGACATGGCGCTGTCGGCGCTGTTGGAAGATCTGGAGCAACGCGGCATGCTGGACGAGACGCTGGTCGTGTGGGTCGGAGAATTCGGCCGCAAGCCGCAGATCAATCCCGCCAACGCCGGCCGCGAGCACTGGCCGTTCTGTTACAGCGGGTTGTTGGCCGGCGGCGGTATTCACGGCGGGATGACCTATGGCGAAAGCGATGCCTTGGCCGCGCATCCGATTTCCAACCCGGTCAGTCCCTACGATTTCGGGACTACGATCCTGCACGCCTTGGGGATCCCCACCGAAACCTATCTGCCAGACCGCGAGAACCGGCCGCGTCCGATCGCTGCCGGCAAAGTCATCGAAGGATTGTTTACTGGGCGGGCCTAG
- a CDS encoding Na/Pi cotransporter family protein → MAPLPLVSGDLLETDALLNLVFGLVGGLGIFLLGMKNMSDGMQAVAGASLRRLISIVTNNRIMATIVGIVVTGVVQSSSITTVMVIGFVNSGVMELSQAIGVIVGANIGTTVTGWFLALKIGKYGLPLLGGAAFVYLFSRGDRWRFWAMAIMGTGMVFFGLELMKDACAIIRDIPSFERAFHFFQADTYLGVLKCAMVGCVLTTLVQSSSATLGITISLATQGVISYETAAALVLGENIGTTITAFIASLGATTNARRAAYFHVIFNFVGVFWITLIFHWYIALIQSILPGDVMRAEVVDGVETFPDMTTAIAATHTVFNVANMLLFLPFLPNFVRLLNRLVPGKGYKEKPRLTDLDVRMLETPLMAIEQSRKEILKMGAGCSKMLTWLEELRNADDPDKALADKLKHREKLLDSMQDELAVFVTNLLANDNPHSVADEARQQLRIADEFESISDYIANMDKFDRKLRRDGHRFTAEQRVALSELNSQAQSYLNEINEGLAQGNRSVLTQTAATSKRLRSEIKQQRRKHLEALSDGVIPPLVSVAYLATLNAYARVRDHSENVAETVSGDK, encoded by the coding sequence TTGGCGCCCCTCCCTCTCGTCTCCGGTGATCTCTTGGAAACTGACGCACTGCTCAATCTCGTATTCGGACTCGTTGGGGGCTTGGGGATCTTCCTGCTGGGTATGAAAAACATGTCTGATGGGATGCAGGCAGTGGCCGGCGCCAGCCTGCGTCGGTTGATTAGTATCGTGACCAACAATCGGATCATGGCGACGATCGTGGGAATTGTGGTCACCGGCGTGGTCCAGTCCAGCTCGATTACGACCGTGATGGTGATCGGGTTTGTCAACAGCGGCGTGATGGAACTGTCTCAGGCCATCGGCGTGATCGTGGGGGCCAACATAGGCACCACCGTGACGGGTTGGTTTTTGGCTTTGAAGATCGGCAAATACGGCTTGCCCCTATTGGGCGGGGCCGCCTTTGTGTATCTGTTCTCCCGGGGCGATCGCTGGCGGTTTTGGGCGATGGCCATCATGGGCACGGGGATGGTGTTTTTTGGCCTGGAGCTGATGAAGGACGCCTGTGCCATCATCCGTGACATCCCCTCGTTTGAACGAGCGTTTCATTTTTTCCAAGCCGACACGTACCTGGGAGTGCTGAAATGCGCGATGGTGGGCTGCGTGCTGACGACCCTCGTACAATCCTCCTCCGCCACTCTGGGCATCACCATATCGCTGGCCACCCAGGGGGTGATCTCGTACGAAACCGCGGCGGCCTTGGTGTTGGGAGAAAACATCGGCACCACGATCACAGCGTTCATCGCCTCGTTGGGAGCCACGACCAACGCGCGGCGAGCGGCGTACTTCCACGTCATCTTTAACTTCGTCGGCGTGTTTTGGATCACGCTGATCTTTCACTGGTACATCGCCCTGATTCAGTCCATTCTTCCCGGCGATGTGATGCGTGCTGAAGTCGTCGACGGTGTGGAAACCTTCCCCGACATGACGACCGCGATAGCGGCGACGCACACGGTATTTAATGTCGCCAACATGCTTCTGTTTTTACCCTTCCTGCCGAACTTCGTGCGCCTGCTCAATCGCCTGGTGCCCGGCAAGGGATACAAAGAAAAGCCGCGGCTCACCGATTTGGATGTGCGGATGTTGGAAACGCCACTGATGGCCATCGAACAATCGCGAAAAGAGATTCTCAAGATGGGTGCGGGCTGTTCCAAAATGCTCACCTGGCTCGAGGAATTGCGAAACGCGGACGATCCGGACAAAGCCTTGGCGGACAAATTAAAGCACCGCGAAAAGCTGCTCGATTCGATGCAGGACGAACTGGCCGTGTTTGTCACCAACCTGCTGGCCAACGATAACCCGCACAGTGTGGCCGACGAAGCTCGCCAGCAACTGCGGATCGCCGATGAATTTGAATCGATCAGCGATTACATCGCCAATATGGACAAATTCGACCGCAAGCTGCGCCGCGACGGACACCGCTTCACGGCGGAGCAACGGGTCGCATTGAGCGAACTGAACAGCCAAGCCCAAAGCTACTTAAACGAGATCAATGAAGGACTCGCACAAGGCAATCGCAGCGTGTTGACGCAGACCGCTGCCACGTCCAAACGCTTGCGGAGCGAAATCAAACAGCAACGCCGCAAGCACTTGGAAGCCCTTTCCGACGGCGTGATACCGCCCCTGGTCAGCGTGGCTTATCTGGCGACCCTGAACGCCTACGCTCGCGTTCGTGACCACAGTGAAAATGTCGCGGAAACCGTGTCTGGCGATAAATAG
- a CDS encoding MFS transporter translates to MDRILTAQELATDMPPRAEDQNLVRSLGDAAFFGGMVGCGETYFSAFALAVGLGETAAGLVASVPLVAGGTLQLISPWAIRWLGSLRRWIVTGAVLQAAAFIPLAVAAWYGALSLTLLLLIASLYWAAGLATGPAWNTWIEQVVPAGQRARFFSRRSRLQQFTTFAALLAAGGMLQWSSQRGFALLGFAALFCAAGSLRLVSAWFLHRTNAPPLAPTNMLVAPLLPDASGAQTPPTSAKRLLAYLVLMQVFVQFSGPFFVPYMLERLDFSYGTFVAMISLAFVSKVFSMTFWGRVAEQRGAGKVLWLGGIGLVPLSALWIVSTNVVWLAVIQIVSGVAWAAYELGFFLMFFETLPAGQRTRLLTYYNFANTLAMAAGAMAGAGLLYVFGCHSESYYWLFGVSSAGRLLCLGVLSGIALPTHSLRAIRMRILAVRPGASSVVSPVTASAEEPADAPS, encoded by the coding sequence ATGGATCGCATCTTAACGGCGCAGGAGCTCGCCACCGACATGCCGCCCCGTGCCGAGGATCAGAACTTGGTCCGCAGCCTGGGGGACGCGGCGTTTTTTGGAGGCATGGTGGGTTGTGGCGAGACCTACTTTTCGGCGTTTGCGCTGGCCGTTGGGCTGGGCGAGACGGCTGCCGGTTTGGTCGCCAGCGTGCCGTTGGTCGCCGGCGGCACGCTGCAGTTAATTTCGCCTTGGGCGATTCGCTGGCTGGGTAGTTTGCGGCGTTGGATTGTTACCGGAGCGGTGTTGCAAGCGGCAGCCTTTATTCCGCTGGCTGTGGCGGCGTGGTACGGCGCGCTGTCGTTGACGCTGTTGCTGCTGATCGCTTCGCTGTACTGGGCGGCGGGCCTGGCCACCGGCCCGGCATGGAACACCTGGATCGAGCAAGTGGTGCCGGCCGGGCAGCGGGCCCGATTTTTCTCACGCCGCTCGCGGCTGCAGCAGTTCACCACCTTCGCCGCTTTGTTGGCCGCCGGGGGGATGCTGCAGTGGTCATCCCAACGCGGATTTGCCTTGCTCGGGTTCGCGGCCTTGTTTTGTGCCGCCGGTTCCTTGCGACTGGTGTCGGCGTGGTTCCTGCACCGCACCAACGCTCCGCCGCTGGCGCCGACCAACATGCTGGTGGCCCCGTTGCTGCCCGATGCTTCCGGCGCTCAGACGCCGCCGACATCTGCCAAGCGGCTGCTGGCATACCTGGTGTTGATGCAAGTCTTCGTCCAGTTTAGCGGCCCGTTTTTTGTTCCTTATATGCTGGAACGGCTCGATTTCAGTTATGGCACGTTTGTGGCGATGATCTCGTTGGCGTTTGTCAGCAAAGTGTTTTCGATGACCTTCTGGGGGCGGGTGGCGGAGCAACGGGGAGCCGGCAAAGTGCTGTGGCTGGGGGGGATTGGATTGGTTCCGTTGTCGGCGTTGTGGATTGTGTCGACCAACGTGGTTTGGCTGGCGGTAATTCAGATCGTCAGCGGGGTTGCCTGGGCCGCCTACGAGCTGGGCTTCTTTCTGATGTTTTTTGAGACCCTGCCTGCCGGACAACGCACGCGGCTGCTGACCTACTATAACTTTGCCAATACTCTGGCGATGGCGGCCGGGGCGATGGCCGGTGCCGGTTTGCTGTACGTCTTCGGCTGTCACAGTGAATCTTACTACTGGCTGTTTGGCGTCTCGTCGGCCGGACGACTGTTGTGCTTGGGTGTGTTGTCGGGAATCGCCTTGCCGACCCATTCGCTGCGTGCCATCCGGATGCGGATCCTGGCGGTGCGTCCAGGAGCCAGCAGCGTGGTCAGCCCGGTGACGGCGAGTGCCGAAGAGCCGGCAGACGCGCCGTCGTAG
- a CDS encoding methyltransferase domain-containing protein, with protein MTLTGTAPQTGTDEYLLGQYIPLVYHYNMLQDEDRVNAFQAAINHVVQPGMHVVELGAGTGILSSFAARRGATVTCVERIPDLADTARRLLTQNGWGEQVTVIQADAAKFTPSRPVDVVVCEMLHVGLLREKQAQVIAAFKRNYQRAFGGALPVFIPEVSILMVQPVTQSFDFAGYHAPVPSFHAPVLEQPRTTELAPLAAYANIDYRETIPMRFDFQMPMTADRPGSVNALRFITQNVLAIDMSKQAAITWANQCMVLPIDKALDVAAGQTLELRFDYEAGGSVESLNNSLDVKLVT; from the coding sequence ATGACTTTGACAGGCACTGCGCCACAAACCGGCACGGATGAATATCTACTGGGCCAGTACATTCCATTGGTCTACCACTACAACATGCTGCAGGACGAAGATCGCGTGAACGCGTTTCAGGCGGCGATCAATCATGTCGTCCAGCCCGGCATGCACGTCGTCGAACTGGGCGCCGGCACCGGCATCCTGTCTTCCTTTGCCGCTCGCCGCGGCGCCACGGTAACCTGTGTGGAACGGATCCCCGATCTGGCCGATACCGCTCGCCGCTTGCTGACCCAAAACGGTTGGGGCGAACAGGTGACGGTGATTCAAGCCGACGCGGCAAAGTTCACGCCTTCCCGACCCGTGGACGTGGTCGTTTGCGAAATGTTGCATGTGGGCTTGCTGCGAGAAAAACAAGCTCAGGTGATCGCTGCGTTTAAACGAAACTACCAGCGAGCGTTCGGCGGCGCATTGCCGGTGTTTATCCCCGAAGTCTCCATCTTGATGGTCCAGCCGGTCACTCAATCGTTTGACTTTGCCGGCTATCATGCCCCGGTGCCCAGCTTCCACGCGCCGGTGCTCGAGCAACCTCGGACCACCGAATTGGCACCGTTGGCGGCTTACGCCAATATCGACTACCGCGAAACCATTCCCATGCGGTTCGATTTTCAGATGCCCATGACGGCCGATCGCCCAGGCTCGGTCAACGCCCTACGGTTCATCACGCAAAACGTGTTGGCCATCGATATGAGCAAACAGGCAGCCATCACCTGGGCCAACCAGTGCATGGTGCTGCCCATCGACAAAGCTCTGGACGTCGCCGCGGGGCAGACGCTGGAGCTGCGGTTTGACTACGAAGCCGGCGGCAGTGTGGAATCGCTGAATAATTCGCTGGACGTCAAACTTGTCACATAG
- a CDS encoding sugar phosphate isomerase/epimerase family protein, translated as MNDKPTLGRRELLTYAAFGTALAASAGGSRASADDAQPQATPQPAAKPRPRYSMKKSINLWAFPYPDKMSLKQCLQLAKDAGFDGIELNYDLDSELSPKSGTKEFQAIRRMAEDIGIAISGVCSFLFWPYPLTSNDPAEAARGMELAAKMTQAAHDLGTENLLVVPGAVHMPWRADHDPTPNDVCDRRAREAIGKLLTQAEQLKVHLNIENIFFNGFLMSPMEMVDFVDSFSSEYVRVHFDTGNIMEYQFPEHWIPILGKRTKNVHLKEFSKNSTDHSLKAFRPLLDGTTNWPAVLEAFDQVDYDGYLTFEYFHPYQHYPEALIYQTADSLDRMLGIK; from the coding sequence GTGAACGACAAACCCACTCTGGGCCGCCGCGAGCTGTTGACCTACGCCGCTTTCGGAACGGCTTTGGCGGCATCGGCCGGCGGATCGCGAGCGTCTGCCGATGACGCTCAACCCCAAGCGACTCCACAGCCCGCTGCGAAACCGCGGCCTCGTTATTCGATGAAGAAATCGATCAATCTGTGGGCCTTTCCGTATCCAGACAAGATGTCGTTAAAGCAGTGTCTGCAGCTGGCCAAAGACGCCGGCTTCGACGGCATCGAACTAAACTACGACCTGGACAGCGAGCTGTCGCCCAAGTCGGGCACCAAAGAGTTCCAGGCGATCCGGCGAATGGCCGAAGACATCGGGATCGCCATCAGCGGTGTGTGTTCGTTCTTGTTTTGGCCGTACCCGCTGACCAGCAACGATCCGGCCGAAGCGGCGCGCGGCATGGAACTGGCCGCCAAGATGACGCAAGCCGCCCATGACCTGGGGACCGAAAATTTGTTGGTGGTGCCCGGCGCCGTGCACATGCCCTGGCGCGCCGATCACGACCCCACGCCCAACGATGTGTGTGACCGACGGGCGCGGGAAGCGATCGGCAAACTGCTGACTCAAGCGGAACAGCTGAAGGTGCATCTGAATATCGAGAACATCTTCTTCAACGGTTTTTTAATGTCGCCGATGGAGATGGTGGATTTCGTTGACAGTTTCTCCAGCGAATACGTGCGGGTTCATTTTGATACCGGCAACATTATGGAGTACCAGTTTCCCGAGCATTGGATTCCGATCCTGGGCAAGCGTACCAAGAACGTGCATTTGAAAGAGTTCAGCAAGAACAGCACGGACCATTCCCTGAAAGCGTTTCGGCCGCTGTTGGATGGCACAACGAATTGGCCCGCCGTATTGGAAGCCTTCGACCAGGTCGACTACGACGGCTATTTGACGTTCGAGTACTTTCATCCCTACCAACACTATCCCGAAGCGTTGATCTACCAAACCGCCGATTCACTCGACCGCATGTTGGGAATCAAGTAG
- a CDS encoding alkaline phosphatase D family protein, with translation MPSQAFFLPCFAALQLMVLPLAVFAQQPPYDVFPDAEPPYYRVRYEASTEPGGLSFAVNYTVWIPEGVKTLRGVIVHQHGCGEGSCKSGLTGAFDLHWQALARRHDCALLAPAYEQPQSADCQMWCDPRNGSAASFQQGLIDLGKQSAHPELATVPWALWGHSGGGHWAGGMVLLYPERVAAAWLRSGVPLLEANPKRSSIKPHTLPDEALGVPMMCNLGTKEGVTVKDGRFAGVWPANQTFFEAVRGKGGLVGVAVDPLTAHECGNQRYLAIPWLDACLTARLPKTADQPLRAMPTGDAWLAAPTGTTAVAAADFQADPLSAAWLPNQSIAQRWMQYVTDTAVSDTTPPPAPSNVKVDGNTLVWEAEADLESGLARFIIERDGEVLAEVPQQGKNPYGRVVFQNLQYSDTPTQPLVAMRFTDSTAEAGKHHVYRVIAVNTVGLKSPDAAAASSEQPISRVLFGSCIKQDRPIPILKTMLAAEPELLLFLGDNIYADTSDIDLMRAKYKQLAGNEDFAALRSACPILATWDDHDYGVNDGGADFAKRDEAQQAYLDFWGEPAASPKRNRPGVYDAKIFGPEGKRLQVIMLDTRYFRSPLKKGEKRVGGPYVADNDPQKTMLGETQWKWLEQQLRTPAEVRVIGSSIQFVAAAAGQETWSNLPHERQRLIDLIAETGAGGVIVLSGDRHWSEVSVTEEQTAYPLVDVTSSSLNQKHPRGTPTENRFRSIPKTYHEANFGVLSIDWDAADPKLLIEIRDIHNETQIQGPFRLSHLQPQ, from the coding sequence ATGCCTTCCCAAGCTTTCTTCTTGCCGTGTTTCGCGGCTTTGCAGCTGATGGTGCTTCCCCTCGCGGTGTTCGCTCAACAGCCTCCGTACGATGTGTTTCCTGACGCCGAGCCGCCTTATTATCGCGTGCGATATGAAGCCTCTACCGAACCGGGTGGCTTGAGCTTTGCAGTCAACTACACGGTCTGGATTCCCGAGGGCGTCAAAACGTTGCGGGGCGTGATCGTGCATCAACACGGCTGCGGCGAAGGGTCGTGCAAGTCTGGCTTGACGGGCGCCTTCGATCTGCACTGGCAGGCCTTGGCTCGCCGGCACGACTGCGCACTATTGGCGCCGGCATACGAACAACCACAATCCGCCGATTGCCAGATGTGGTGTGATCCCCGCAACGGTTCTGCGGCCAGTTTTCAACAAGGCCTGATTGACCTGGGCAAACAATCCGCTCATCCCGAGCTGGCGACCGTGCCCTGGGCGCTGTGGGGGCACAGTGGCGGCGGACACTGGGCGGGCGGTATGGTATTGCTGTATCCCGAACGCGTCGCCGCCGCATGGCTGCGTTCCGGGGTGCCCTTGCTGGAGGCCAACCCCAAACGGTCCTCCATCAAACCGCATACTTTGCCGGACGAGGCACTGGGTGTCCCGATGATGTGCAACTTGGGCACGAAGGAAGGCGTCACTGTGAAAGACGGACGCTTCGCCGGTGTCTGGCCCGCCAATCAAACGTTTTTTGAAGCCGTGCGCGGCAAGGGCGGATTGGTGGGAGTTGCAGTCGATCCGTTGACCGCTCACGAATGCGGCAACCAACGCTACCTAGCTATTCCTTGGCTGGACGCCTGCCTGACAGCCCGATTGCCAAAGACCGCCGATCAGCCGCTACGGGCCATGCCCACGGGTGATGCATGGCTGGCCGCCCCCACCGGCACCACCGCCGTGGCAGCGGCAGACTTCCAAGCCGATCCGCTGTCCGCCGCTTGGTTGCCCAACCAATCGATCGCCCAGCGCTGGATGCAGTACGTCACCGATACGGCGGTCAGCGACACCACGCCCCCGCCGGCTCCCAGCAACGTGAAGGTCGATGGCAACACGCTGGTCTGGGAAGCCGAAGCGGATCTGGAAAGCGGGTTGGCGCGGTTCATCATCGAACGCGACGGCGAGGTTCTGGCGGAAGTCCCACAGCAGGGAAAAAACCCGTATGGTCGCGTGGTCTTCCAGAATCTGCAGTACAGCGACACGCCCACGCAACCGTTGGTGGCGATGCGGTTTACCGACAGCACGGCCGAAGCCGGCAAGCATCATGTGTATCGAGTGATCGCGGTCAACACCGTGGGGCTGAAGTCGCCGGACGCCGCAGCTGCGTCGTCCGAACAACCTATCTCTCGCGTGCTATTCGGCTCCTGCATCAAGCAAGATCGCCCCATACCGATCTTGAAGACGATGTTGGCCGCCGAACCGGAACTGTTGCTGTTCCTAGGAGACAATATTTACGCGGACACATCCGATATCGACCTGATGCGTGCCAAGTACAAACAGTTGGCGGGCAACGAAGACTTCGCGGCGTTGCGGTCCGCTTGTCCGATCCTGGCCACCTGGGACGATCATGACTACGGCGTGAACGATGGCGGGGCGGATTTCGCCAAACGCGACGAGGCGCAGCAGGCGTATTTGGATTTCTGGGGCGAGCCGGCCGCTTCGCCCAAACGCAACCGCCCCGGCGTGTACGACGCCAAGATCTTTGGCCCCGAAGGAAAACGGTTGCAGGTGATTATGCTGGACACCCGCTATTTTCGCTCACCGCTAAAAAAAGGAGAAAAGCGAGTCGGAGGTCCCTATGTCGCCGACAACGATCCGCAAAAAACGATGCTGGGGGAAACGCAATGGAAGTGGCTCGAACAGCAACTGCGAACGCCAGCGGAAGTTCGTGTGATCGGATCGAGTATCCAATTCGTGGCCGCCGCGGCCGGCCAAGAAACTTGGTCGAACTTGCCGCACGAACGTCAACGCTTGATTGACCTGATTGCAGAAACCGGCGCCGGCGGCGTGATCGTGCTCAGCGGTGACCGACATTGGTCAGAGGTCTCGGTGACCGAAGAACAAACGGCTTATCCGCTGGTCGACGTCACCTCCAGCAGTCTGAACCAGAAACACCCTCGGGGCACGCCCACCGAAAACCGTTTCCGCTCGATCCCCAAAACGTATCACGAGGCCAACTTTGGCGTGCTGTCGATTGACTGGGACGCGGCGGACCCGAAGTTGCTGATCGAAATTCGAGATATCCATAATGAAACGCAAATCCAAGGTCCGTTTCGTTTGAGCCATCTGCAACCGCAATAG
- a CDS encoding PEP-CTERM sorting domain-containing protein yields MSWKFLVVAGLATCLMLESASAGFTLFHIRNGNPGGTGAAPVTSSDGLGGYSIAITTGGQKVGLGSSDMDGKKLKSIDRLSITRSDTYTGPSAGAAVAPYLNFWITDGTNFAVVANEPSNAAFQPLFNNGYDLSFSDLADKTAKIFENDNTAWLPNGGVGLTFADLADFTVQAPTASQLGTGWAGLGTGAPRELVTNQAYGVNWVFGDTLNNYVPGVSGAYSVSNPSVSTVPEPSSMLIACCGLFAAGVHTRRRKRASVAV; encoded by the coding sequence ATGAGTTGGAAGTTTTTAGTAGTCGCTGGACTGGCGACTTGTTTGATGCTGGAATCTGCATCCGCTGGTTTTACGCTGTTTCATATTCGTAACGGTAACCCAGGCGGTACGGGGGCGGCCCCGGTGACCAGCAGCGACGGTTTGGGCGGGTACAGTATCGCTATCACTACCGGTGGGCAGAAAGTGGGCCTCGGGTCTTCGGATATGGATGGTAAGAAACTGAAATCTATTGATCGCTTGTCGATCACACGCTCTGACACATATACGGGCCCATCCGCAGGAGCGGCCGTGGCGCCCTATCTGAATTTTTGGATTACCGACGGAACCAATTTTGCCGTCGTCGCCAATGAGCCATCCAATGCCGCTTTTCAGCCGCTATTTAACAACGGCTACGATTTAAGCTTCTCAGACTTGGCAGACAAAACCGCCAAGATCTTCGAGAACGACAACACGGCTTGGCTGCCTAATGGCGGTGTGGGCTTGACCTTTGCCGACCTGGCCGACTTTACCGTTCAAGCTCCCACCGCCAGTCAGTTGGGTACCGGTTGGGCAGGGTTGGGAACCGGGGCGCCTCGCGAGCTGGTCACCAACCAAGCGTACGGAGTCAACTGGGTATTTGGCGATACGTTGAACAACTATGTTCCCGGAGTCTCGGGGGCGTACAGTGTCAGCAATCCTAGCGTAAGCACCGTTCCCGAGCCCAGCTCGATGCTGATTGCCTGCTGCGGTTTGTTTGCGGCTGGGGTGCATACGCGTCGTCGCAAACGCGCGTCGGTTGCCGTCTAA